In the genome of Prosthecobacter sp., one region contains:
- a CDS encoding DUF1552 domain-containing protein: protein MKHLHRRQFLRDLGISAGALPFLAGLPSITGAPAPQKRQRLVIMFSPNGTLPNEFWPDQEGADFSFKTILKPLESFKDRMLILHGIANKVKGDGDSHMRGMSCLLTCDELLKGNIMGGGGNPAGWASNISIDQEIKNFLQRRAETKTRFGSLEFGVAVPERADPWTRMSYAGGNQPVAPIDDPHQVLKKVYGKMKDKESLVSILDDVREDLKRVSSKLSARDKALLDQHMTLVRGLEQDLVEADKQGKLSHPVPQVDPSIELVNDNTPQISRIQIDLLVNSLANDMARVATLQYMRSVGMAQMRWLGVEEGHHSLSHDPDDKKDSYEKLMKINTWFAGEFAYMAKRLSETPEPSGEGSMLDNTLLVWTNELGKGNSHTLDNIPYVMVGGGFGFKMGRSLKFDKAAHNRLWMSVAHAMGHDLQTFGKKELCEGGALQLG, encoded by the coding sequence ATGAAACACCTCCATCGTCGTCAATTCCTCCGCGACCTCGGCATCTCCGCCGGGGCGCTGCCGTTCCTCGCCGGACTGCCAAGCATCACGGGCGCGCCCGCGCCGCAGAAGCGTCAGAGGCTGGTGATCATGTTCTCGCCGAACGGCACGTTGCCGAATGAGTTCTGGCCAGATCAAGAAGGCGCGGATTTCAGCTTCAAGACGATCTTGAAGCCGCTGGAGAGCTTCAAAGACCGCATGCTGATCCTGCATGGCATCGCCAACAAAGTGAAGGGCGATGGCGACAGCCACATGCGCGGAATGAGTTGCCTCCTCACCTGCGATGAGCTGCTCAAAGGCAATATCATGGGCGGCGGTGGCAATCCGGCGGGCTGGGCCAGCAACATCTCCATCGACCAGGAAATAAAGAACTTCCTCCAGCGCCGTGCGGAGACAAAAACGCGCTTCGGCTCGCTCGAATTCGGCGTGGCAGTGCCGGAGCGTGCCGATCCATGGACACGCATGAGTTATGCGGGCGGGAATCAGCCCGTCGCGCCCATTGATGATCCGCATCAGGTGCTGAAGAAGGTTTACGGCAAGATGAAAGACAAGGAGAGCCTCGTGAGCATCCTCGATGACGTGCGCGAGGACTTGAAGCGCGTGTCCTCCAAGCTCAGCGCCCGCGACAAGGCGCTGCTGGACCAGCACATGACGCTTGTGCGCGGTTTGGAGCAGGATTTGGTTGAGGCGGACAAGCAGGGCAAGCTCAGCCATCCCGTGCCGCAGGTCGATCCGAGCATCGAACTCGTGAACGACAACACGCCGCAGATCAGCCGCATTCAGATCGACCTCCTGGTCAATTCACTCGCCAACGACATGGCCCGCGTCGCGACACTGCAATACATGCGCAGCGTGGGCATGGCGCAGATGCGCTGGCTCGGCGTCGAGGAAGGCCACCACAGCCTCTCGCACGATCCTGACGACAAAAAGGACAGCTACGAGAAACTGATGAAGATCAACACCTGGTTCGCGGGTGAGTTCGCTTACATGGCGAAGCGTCTCAGCGAAACACCCGAACCATCTGGCGAAGGCAGCATGCTCGATAACACCTTGCTCGTCTGGACCAACGAACTCGGCAAAGGCAACAGCCACACGCTCGACAACATCCCCTACGTCATGGTCGGCGGCGGTTTCGGCTTCAAAATGGGCCGCAGCCTCAAATTCGACAAAGCCGCGCACAACCGCCTGTGGATGTCCGTCGCGCATGCCATGGGCCATGATTTGCAGACCTTCGGGAAGAAGGAGCTGTGCGAAGGCGGAGCGCTGCAGCTCGGCTAA
- a CDS encoding DUF1501 domain-containing protein: MNQPPLVPHHELLTNRRDVLRRGGAGFGALALSALMGESPLMAALGDTGGKPGTPQASKLAHKAGKAKSVIFLFMEGGPSHIDLFDPKPLLRQLAGQSLPDSFGTVITAMGESRAPLLADKREWKQHGQSGLWISDWLPHTAQLADDLCVVRSCVSNGINHAGGVCQMNTGSIFGGRPSLGSWVNYGLGTENRNLPAFVVIKDTETQVVNGVRNWGSGFMPATYQGVEFEGGTTPISNLATPKGISEARQKGKLGFLNKLNRDFGGTRTDNTELDARIRAYELAFRMQSEAPEAVDLRGESEAIKQLYGIDDPKTEVMGRNCLLARRLVERGVRFVQLYHGSGSKWDAHDKIEANHTKYCGEQDKPVAGLLRDLKSRGLLDETLVIWGGEFGRTPMSEKGDGRDHNPTGFTMWMAGGGVKAGTTIGTTDDLGLRAVEDKLHVHDLHATILHLMGIDHTRLVYTHKGRPERIDMNEGNPYTKIRA; the protein is encoded by the coding sequence ATGAACCAGCCTCCCCTCGTTCCTCACCACGAACTCCTCACCAACCGCCGTGACGTCCTCCGCCGTGGCGGTGCAGGCTTTGGCGCGCTGGCGCTCTCGGCACTCATGGGCGAATCGCCGCTCATGGCCGCGCTGGGTGACACAGGTGGCAAGCCGGGCACGCCGCAGGCATCGAAGCTTGCTCACAAGGCGGGCAAGGCGAAGAGCGTGATTTTCCTCTTCATGGAGGGTGGGCCGAGTCACATAGACCTGTTTGACCCGAAACCACTCCTCCGCCAACTCGCCGGGCAGTCGTTGCCAGACAGCTTCGGCACCGTCATCACGGCGATGGGCGAAAGCCGCGCGCCACTCCTCGCTGACAAGCGCGAGTGGAAGCAGCACGGCCAGAGCGGCCTGTGGATCTCCGACTGGCTGCCGCACACCGCGCAACTGGCCGACGACCTCTGCGTCGTCCGCTCCTGCGTTTCCAATGGCATCAATCATGCCGGCGGCGTGTGCCAGATGAACACCGGCAGCATCTTTGGCGGTCGTCCATCGCTCGGCTCCTGGGTGAACTACGGCCTTGGCACCGAAAACCGCAACCTGCCTGCCTTTGTCGTCATCAAGGACACCGAAACGCAGGTCGTGAACGGCGTGCGCAACTGGGGCTCCGGCTTCATGCCCGCGACTTATCAAGGCGTCGAGTTCGAGGGCGGCACGACACCGATCTCCAACCTCGCCACGCCCAAAGGCATCTCTGAAGCACGTCAAAAAGGCAAACTCGGTTTCCTCAACAAGTTGAACCGCGATTTCGGCGGCACCCGCACCGACAACACGGAACTCGACGCCCGCATTCGCGCCTACGAGCTGGCCTTCCGCATGCAGTCCGAGGCGCCCGAGGCTGTCGATCTCCGCGGCGAATCCGAAGCGATCAAACAACTCTACGGTATCGACGACCCGAAGACAGAAGTCATGGGCCGCAACTGCTTGTTGGCGCGTCGCCTCGTGGAGCGCGGTGTGCGCTTCGTCCAACTCTACCACGGCAGCGGCAGCAAGTGGGACGCGCACGACAAGATCGAAGCCAACCACACCAAATACTGCGGTGAGCAGGACAAGCCCGTCGCTGGTCTCTTGCGCGATCTCAAATCCCGCGGACTGCTTGATGAAACGCTAGTCATCTGGGGCGGCGAGTTCGGCCGCACGCCGATGAGCGAGAAAGGCGACGGCCGCGACCACAACCCCACCGGCTTCACCATGTGGATGGCAGGCGGCGGCGTCAAAGCCGGCACCACCATCGGCACCACCGACGACCTCGGCCTCCGCGCCGTCGAGGACAAACTTCACGTCCACGACCTGCACGCCACGATTCTCCATCTCATGGGCATCGACCACACCCGCCTCGTTTACACCCACAAAGGTCGCCCAGAACGAATCGACATGAACGAGGGGAATCCGTACACCAAGATCAGGGCGTAG
- the cysS gene encoding cysteine--tRNA ligase — protein sequence MPTHLTLHDTLTRTDREVTPLDGQTLRFYCCGPTVYGPAHIGNFRTFVSQDVMRRVVEASGTPTLHVRNITDVDDKTIRDSQKAGQSLTDFTRGWTQKFHADCDALNLLRPHIEPSAVAHISQQITMIEKLIANGHAYAAADGSVYFRVSSFKDYGKLSHLEDRELRLGASEAASATDSDEYTKDSLTDFALWKARKPEDGANFWPSPWGEGRPGWHLECSAMILEYLGEDFDLHSGGVDLIFPHHENEIAQSCCSTHGHFAHHWMHVAHLMVDGGKMSKSLGNLYTLEDLAQRGYSAVEVRYVLIYGHYRAPLNFTMHSLDSARQALQKLAKVDKALAASSPSLQISESPGLFQDAWETLLKDLNVPGALGSIFGTLNKLKPAALSPEEAAATRNGLHFMLQALGIILPPVAEESTAEVPADIQALAQQRWDAKQAKDWATADTLRKQLEAAGWLIKDSKEGFTIVAK from the coding sequence ATGCCCACCCATCTGACCCTCCACGACACGCTGACCCGCACCGACCGCGAAGTGACACCGCTCGACGGCCAAACGCTGCGTTTCTACTGCTGCGGCCCCACGGTCTATGGCCCGGCACACATCGGTAATTTCCGCACCTTCGTGTCCCAGGACGTCATGCGCCGTGTCGTTGAGGCGTCCGGCACCCCTACCCTGCATGTGCGCAACATCACCGACGTGGACGACAAAACGATCCGCGACTCGCAGAAGGCGGGACAATCGCTTACCGACTTCACGCGTGGCTGGACACAGAAGTTTCATGCCGATTGTGATGCGCTGAACCTGCTGCGCCCGCACATTGAGCCCAGCGCCGTGGCGCACATTTCGCAGCAGATCACGATGATCGAAAAACTCATCGCCAACGGCCACGCCTATGCCGCCGCAGATGGCAGCGTGTATTTCCGTGTCTCGTCGTTCAAGGACTACGGCAAGCTCAGCCACCTCGAAGACCGCGAACTGCGTCTCGGAGCCAGCGAAGCGGCCAGCGCGACGGACAGCGACGAGTACACGAAGGATTCCCTCACCGACTTTGCCCTCTGGAAGGCCCGCAAGCCCGAAGACGGCGCCAATTTCTGGCCCAGCCCGTGGGGCGAAGGCCGTCCCGGTTGGCACCTTGAGTGCAGCGCCATGATTCTCGAATACCTCGGTGAGGATTTCGACCTCCACAGCGGCGGGGTCGATTTGATCTTCCCGCATCACGAAAACGAGATCGCGCAGAGCTGCTGCAGCACGCATGGGCACTTTGCGCATCACTGGATGCACGTCGCGCACCTCATGGTCGATGGCGGCAAGATGAGCAAGAGTCTCGGCAACCTCTACACGCTCGAAGACCTCGCCCAACGCGGCTACAGCGCTGTTGAAGTGCGCTACGTCCTCATCTACGGCCACTATCGAGCGCCGCTGAACTTCACCATGCACAGCCTCGACTCCGCGCGTCAGGCACTGCAAAAACTGGCGAAAGTTGACAAGGCTCTCGCGGCTTCATCTCCAAGTCTCCAAATCTCCGAGTCTCCAGGTCTTTTCCAGGACGCCTGGGAAACGCTGCTCAAAGACCTCAACGTTCCCGGCGCCCTCGGCTCCATCTTCGGCACGCTGAACAAACTCAAGCCTGCCGCCCTCTCGCCCGAAGAAGCCGCCGCCACGCGCAACGGCCTGCATTTCATGCTTCAGGCGCTCGGCATCATCCTTCCGCCCGTTGCTGAAGAATCCACGGCTGAAGTCCCTGCCGACATCCAAGCGCTCGCTCAACAGCGCTGGGATGCCAAACAGGCGAAAGACTGGGCCACGGCGGATACGTTGCGAAAGCAGCTCGAAGCCGCCGGCTGGCTCATCAAGGACAGCAAGGAAGGATTCACCATCGTCGCCAAGTAA
- a CDS encoding DNRLRE domain-containing protein yields the protein MKPADQFRLMELSERYADEKLSAEEISALEAELRDNAEARAFFAKALHQRAELCFDDSWHTQAVSEAKPAARPVWWRHAITAAAAACITFGIFWLQNSRDGTVATLIRSQQCQWAGSSLPTVEGARLKPGVLDLIEGLAVVRFDSGAELVLEAPATVEVLDAMNCKLRRGTLIAEVPPQAKGFSIDTKDAKVIDWGTKFGLSADEDGKYMVRVLEGLVEVEDKNASGSKKLEKGQGMDRGWSKSQLNPSSGDGTEPSRWQPTSVFDAGDGWQAITTAFGRGKDSYIQPTSKTPTDFGKHPFIRVKHSGEKIELNRKGYIAFDLSKFAGRQIEDAELVLTIEPSELGFASFVPDSTFAVYGVLDESVDLWEENGLSWQNAPAHDPEQPDRHLPAAGKVKLLGKFEIAQGINRGTRKLRGKDLADFLAADTNQIATLILCRETDETADSGLVHAFATKENDTRSAPMLRVKLK from the coding sequence ATGAAACCTGCCGATCAATTTCGACTGATGGAGCTGTCCGAACGCTATGCGGACGAAAAACTCAGCGCGGAGGAAATTTCAGCGCTCGAAGCCGAATTGCGCGACAATGCCGAGGCACGTGCCTTTTTCGCCAAAGCGCTGCATCAGCGTGCCGAGCTGTGTTTTGATGACTCGTGGCACACGCAGGCCGTTTCCGAGGCCAAGCCGGCTGCGAGGCCAGTTTGGTGGCGTCATGCCATCACGGCGGCTGCAGCGGCGTGCATCACCTTTGGCATCTTCTGGCTGCAAAACAGCCGTGACGGCACCGTTGCGACGTTGATTCGTTCCCAGCAGTGCCAGTGGGCTGGCAGCAGCCTACCGACAGTGGAAGGTGCGCGGTTGAAACCGGGCGTGCTCGATTTGATCGAAGGCTTGGCCGTGGTGCGCTTTGACAGCGGCGCGGAACTCGTTCTTGAAGCGCCCGCGACAGTGGAAGTACTCGACGCAATGAACTGCAAGCTGCGCCGTGGCACGCTCATCGCCGAGGTGCCGCCTCAGGCGAAGGGCTTCAGCATCGACACCAAAGACGCCAAAGTCATCGACTGGGGCACGAAGTTTGGCCTCAGCGCCGACGAGGACGGCAAGTACATGGTGCGTGTGCTTGAAGGTCTCGTTGAAGTGGAGGACAAGAATGCCAGCGGATCGAAGAAACTCGAAAAAGGCCAGGGCATGGATCGTGGCTGGTCGAAAAGCCAGCTCAATCCCAGCAGCGGCGATGGCACCGAGCCGAGCCGCTGGCAGCCGACGAGCGTGTTCGACGCGGGCGACGGCTGGCAGGCCATCACCACCGCGTTTGGTCGCGGCAAGGACAGCTACATCCAGCCCACCAGCAAAACGCCCACCGATTTCGGCAAGCATCCCTTCATTCGTGTGAAGCACAGCGGGGAAAAAATCGAGCTGAACCGCAAAGGCTACATCGCCTTCGATTTGAGCAAGTTTGCCGGTCGCCAGATCGAGGACGCCGAGCTGGTGCTCACCATCGAGCCGAGCGAGCTTGGCTTTGCCAGCTTCGTGCCGGACAGCACCTTCGCCGTGTATGGCGTGCTCGACGAAAGCGTGGATCTCTGGGAGGAAAACGGCCTGAGCTGGCAAAACGCCCCCGCGCATGATCCCGAGCAGCCAGATCGGCATCTGCCAGCCGCTGGGAAAGTGAAACTGCTCGGCAAATTCGAGATCGCCCAGGGCATCAACCGCGGCACGCGCAAGCTGCGCGGCAAAGACCTCGCTGATTTCCTCGCCGCCGACACGAATCAGATCGCCACGCTCATCCTCTGCCGCGAAACCGATGAAACCGCCGACAGCGGCCTCGTGCATGCCTTTGCCACGAAGGAGAACGACACCCGCTCCGCGCCGATGTTGCGGGTGAAGTTGAAGTAG
- a CDS encoding NAD(P)/FAD-dependent oxidoreductase, which yields MNTTWDVIIIGGGPAGSTAASTLRQAGRKVLVLEKEKFPRFHIGESLLPYNRAVFEDLGVWPKIEAAGFMVKRGAQFWMGDGSIRTRLNFSQGSFTEFPESIQVERAKFDDILLRHAEELGAEVREEALVTEHRIEKDRVTIKFRTKDGSEHEAQAAFLVDASGLTNFTANREKLRDYYPGHKKIAIFGHYSGVQMTEGEEKGDILIIRRKNSWFWMIPLEDDKTSVGLVLDQADFKALNMAPQAVFDDAVLTTKTVQDRMINARSISQGHVLSDFSYTNRKLVSDRVVRVGDASGFIDPIFSSGVMLAMSSGQRGSKVVHAALTAGKTMTFAMRHYEWSTRRNVSRFWQFIEKFYTKHFAQLFFQPSNKFRMVCAINCALAGRTRMSFATWWRLRIFFALVWLQKRFSLAKPIEIG from the coding sequence ATGAACACAACTTGGGATGTCATCATCATCGGCGGCGGGCCTGCGGGATCGACGGCGGCCTCCACATTGCGTCAGGCGGGCCGGAAGGTGCTCGTTCTGGAGAAGGAAAAGTTTCCGCGTTTTCACATCGGCGAGTCCTTGTTGCCCTACAATCGCGCTGTCTTTGAAGATCTGGGCGTGTGGCCGAAGATCGAAGCCGCAGGCTTCATGGTGAAGCGCGGTGCGCAGTTCTGGATGGGCGACGGTTCTATCCGCACCCGGCTGAATTTTTCCCAAGGCTCCTTCACCGAGTTCCCCGAGTCCATCCAGGTCGAGCGTGCGAAGTTTGATGACATCCTGCTCCGCCATGCCGAGGAGCTTGGCGCGGAGGTGCGCGAGGAGGCGCTCGTCACCGAGCATCGCATCGAAAAGGATCGTGTTACGATCAAGTTCCGTACCAAGGACGGCAGCGAGCACGAGGCGCAGGCCGCGTTCCTCGTCGATGCCAGCGGTTTGACCAACTTCACCGCCAATCGAGAAAAACTTCGCGACTACTATCCGGGCCACAAAAAGATCGCGATCTTCGGCCATTACAGCGGCGTGCAAATGACCGAGGGCGAGGAAAAAGGCGACATCCTCATCATCCGCCGGAAAAACTCATGGTTCTGGATGATCCCGCTGGAGGATGACAAGACCAGCGTCGGCCTTGTATTGGACCAGGCGGACTTCAAGGCGCTGAACATGGCCCCCCAGGCCGTTTTCGATGACGCCGTGCTCACGACCAAGACCGTGCAGGATCGCATGATCAACGCCAGGTCGATCTCGCAAGGCCATGTGCTCAGCGACTTCTCCTATACGAACCGCAAGCTCGTCTCCGACCGCGTCGTGCGTGTGGGGGACGCTTCCGGCTTCATCGACCCCATTTTCTCCAGCGGCGTCATGCTCGCCATGTCCAGCGGACAGCGCGGCTCAAAAGTCGTGCATGCCGCGCTCACCGCTGGCAAGACGATGACCTTTGCCATGCGCCACTATGAATGGTCCACGCGCAGGAATGTGAGCCGCTTCTGGCAGTTCATCGAAAAATTCTACACCAAGCACTTCGCGCAGCTTTTCTTCCAGCCCAGCAACAAGTTCCGCATGGTCTGCGCCATCAACTGCGCACTTGCAGGCCGCACTCGCATGTCCTTCGCCACCTGGTGGCGTCTGCGCATCTTCTTTGCCCTCGTGTGGCTTCAGAAGCGTTTCTCGCTGGCGAAACCCATCGAGATCGGCTGA
- a CDS encoding DUF1080 domain-containing protein, which yields MKHIALLLALAVSTLHAEDWTPEAGFTSLFNGKDLTGWCFRAKTKKDEPNPGAILEKHDGKTEAADAGRYIVKDGAIAVTFPTEADKLTGQIYTVAEFPKNFVLKLEFRASVNADSGVFIRKPQLQCRDYLVAGPYKDLKQYKPQEWNQMVVEVKDGVAHCTCNGEVLEAALALPATGPIGLEGDRGVMEYRHIQIKELEAKTLP from the coding sequence ATGAAACACATCGCCCTCCTCCTCGCCCTCGCCGTTTCCACCCTGCACGCCGAAGATTGGACGCCGGAAGCCGGCTTCACCTCGCTCTTCAACGGCAAAGACCTCACCGGCTGGTGCTTCCGCGCGAAGACCAAGAAGGACGAGCCGAATCCGGGCGCGATCCTGGAAAAGCACGATGGCAAGACCGAGGCGGCAGACGCGGGCCGCTACATCGTGAAGGACGGTGCCATCGCAGTCACCTTTCCCACGGAGGCGGACAAGCTCACCGGGCAGATTTACACGGTGGCTGAGTTTCCGAAGAATTTTGTGCTCAAGCTCGAATTTCGCGCCAGCGTGAATGCCGACAGCGGCGTCTTCATCCGCAAGCCACAGCTTCAATGTCGTGACTACCTTGTGGCTGGTCCCTACAAAGATCTGAAGCAGTACAAGCCGCAGGAGTGGAACCAGATGGTCGTCGAGGTGAAGGACGGCGTGGCTCATTGCACCTGCAATGGTGAAGTCCTCGAAGCCGCTCTCGCGCTGCCTGCCACCGGCCCCATCGGCCTCGAAGGGGATCGTGGCGTGATGGAATACCGTCACATTCAAATCAAGGAACTGGAAGCCAAAACGCTGCCGTAA